One part of the Salinivirga cyanobacteriivorans genome encodes these proteins:
- a CDS encoding DUF6155 family protein: MGKQQLKKYFSQLSKEDLEDQIIELYTTSKEVKKYYDFLLNPDIRKIIDEWKARISKEYFPVYGKRIKARRSIGQKAIRELSFLGVPPDIIADIRLYAIEIAILFTIEQNRTNVAFFKSFETQFKNALDYMHKNGILSDFKSRCRQIVARVNDAQWSNRRNFELLYARYQLKHKQ; the protein is encoded by the coding sequence ATGGGAAAACAACAACTAAAAAAATATTTCAGCCAATTATCTAAAGAGGACCTGGAAGACCAGATAATTGAACTGTATACAACTTCGAAGGAAGTAAAAAAATATTACGACTTTTTGCTTAATCCTGATATCAGGAAAATTATTGATGAGTGGAAAGCCAGAATCAGTAAAGAGTATTTTCCGGTTTATGGCAAAAGAATTAAAGCCCGGCGAAGCATAGGCCAGAAAGCCATAAGGGAATTATCATTCCTTGGTGTGCCGCCTGACATTATTGCGGATATACGACTTTACGCCATTGAGATTGCCATACTCTTTACGATTGAGCAAAATCGCACAAATGTGGCATTTTTTAAAAGTTTTGAGACACAATTCAAAAATGCTTTAGATTATATGCATAAAAATGGCATACTTTCTGATTTTAAAAGCCGTTGCCGGCAAATTGTAGCCCGCGTAAATGACGCGCAATGGTCAAACAGAAGGAACTTTGAATTGTTATATGCCCGGTATCAATTAAAACACAAGCAATGA
- the mnmE gene encoding tRNA uridine-5-carboxymethylaminomethyl(34) synthesis GTPase MnmE — MRHLADFDDTICAISTAPGEGAIAIIRLSGQKAVSIAAEFIQSKKTLESLEVNHQQFARFVYQDETIDEVMVSRFQAPKSYTGEDMVEVACHGSVYIQHRILQVFVGAGARVARPGEFTQRAFMNGKMDLSQAEAVADLISSRNRMAHKVAMRQMKGEFSSKLEQLRTRLMDFTSLIELELDFSEEDVEFADRKQLFDLLAEIDKEVLSLSKSFELGNAIKNGIPVAIVGEPNVGKSTLLNRLLNEDRAIVSEIAGTTRDVIEDTMVIDGYEFRFIDTAGIRESTDEIETKGIALTLQKVSRARVVLYLFDARADETPVKEALQKIRNEAGEEVPVILVANKVDLLEHADKNYEQYFDGEDVISISALEERGIEVLIQKLVEHGTRGLENEDQLLVTNIRHVEALQHIHEGIERITEGLENQLPGDLLSFEIRQVLDHIADITGQTITPDDVLGHIFKNFCIGK; from the coding sequence ATGAGGCATTTAGCAGATTTTGACGATACAATTTGTGCCATTTCTACTGCTCCCGGTGAAGGTGCCATCGCAATTATTCGGCTCAGTGGACAAAAAGCTGTTAGCATTGCTGCTGAGTTTATACAATCTAAAAAAACCTTAGAATCACTGGAAGTGAATCATCAGCAATTTGCCAGGTTTGTATATCAGGATGAAACAATTGATGAGGTCATGGTATCGCGATTTCAGGCACCCAAATCTTACACAGGCGAAGATATGGTAGAGGTTGCATGCCATGGTTCAGTATATATTCAACATCGTATTTTGCAAGTTTTTGTGGGGGCAGGTGCCCGTGTTGCCAGGCCGGGTGAGTTCACCCAGCGGGCATTCATGAATGGTAAAATGGACCTTTCGCAGGCCGAAGCAGTTGCCGACCTCATTAGCTCACGTAACCGCATGGCGCATAAAGTGGCCATGCGACAAATGAAAGGCGAATTCTCATCTAAACTGGAACAATTGCGCACGCGGTTAATGGATTTTACTTCGCTCATTGAGCTGGAGCTCGATTTTAGTGAGGAGGATGTCGAATTTGCCGACCGTAAACAGCTTTTTGATTTGCTTGCAGAAATAGATAAGGAAGTACTTTCATTATCGAAATCATTTGAGCTCGGAAATGCCATTAAAAATGGTATTCCTGTGGCCATAGTGGGTGAACCCAACGTGGGTAAGTCAACACTGCTTAACAGACTTTTAAATGAAGATCGTGCCATAGTGAGCGAAATTGCCGGAACCACCCGCGATGTAATTGAAGATACTATGGTGATTGACGGTTATGAGTTCCGGTTTATCGATACAGCCGGCATTCGTGAATCTACCGATGAAATAGAAACAAAAGGCATTGCACTCACTCTGCAAAAAGTTTCCAGGGCGCGCGTGGTACTTTACCTTTTTGATGCACGTGCCGATGAAACACCCGTGAAGGAAGCGTTGCAGAAAATTCGTAATGAGGCAGGAGAAGAGGTTCCTGTAATTTTGGTTGCCAATAAGGTCGACCTTTTAGAGCATGCCGACAAAAATTATGAGCAGTATTTCGATGGAGAAGATGTTATCAGTATTTCGGCATTGGAGGAACGCGGTATTGAAGTCCTAATTCAGAAACTTGTGGAGCATGGCACCCGTGGCCTTGAAAACGAAGATCAATTGTTGGTCACCAATATTCGCCATGTAGAAGCCCTGCAGCACATTCACGAAGGCATTGAGCGCATCACTGAAGGCCTCGAAAACCAGCTCCCGGGTGACCTGCTCTCCTTCGAAATTCGCCAGGTTTTAGACCACATCGCCGACATCACCGGCCAAACCATCACCCCCGATGATGTGCTGGGCCATATTTTCAAGAATTTTTGTATAGGCAAATAA
- a CDS encoding SiaB family protein kinase codes for MAFNLENWIAQKTQEQVIFTFKGELSESMLTDLLVIVENKLEGVEASKKIRKKVYNVAIESLQNLFHHSCPVFLNGTQKKDVRYSIMIITYSKNAIKVTTGNFVDEQKSNFLKKHIDKINKLSKDELKILYKDILDNQQFSDKGGGGLGLVDIARKAENKINYNFYSDKKSLSFFDFSIEIKQ; via the coding sequence ATGGCCTTTAACTTAGAAAATTGGATAGCTCAAAAAACACAGGAGCAAGTTATATTCACTTTTAAAGGTGAATTATCAGAGTCCATGCTGACCGATTTGCTTGTAATTGTTGAAAATAAACTTGAAGGAGTAGAGGCCAGTAAAAAAATCAGGAAGAAGGTGTACAATGTTGCTATTGAGTCTTTACAAAACCTTTTTCATCATTCGTGCCCTGTGTTTTTGAATGGCACACAAAAAAAAGATGTTCGATATTCAATTATGATAATTACCTATAGTAAAAATGCCATAAAAGTTACAACAGGCAATTTTGTAGATGAACAAAAATCGAATTTCTTAAAAAAACATATAGATAAAATTAACAAATTATCAAAAGATGAGCTCAAAATACTCTACAAGGACATACTTGACAACCAGCAGTTTAGCGACAAAGGTGGTGGAGGTTTAGGCCTTGTAGACATTGCGCGGAAAGCTGAAAATAAGATTAATTATAATTTTTATTCTGATAAAAAATCATTATCTTTTTTCGATTTTAGTATTGAGATTAAACAATAA
- a CDS encoding calcium/sodium antiporter, translating into MIVIHILILLASFYALGVICDRYFIPALDEIGTKLKMPSDVAGATLMAVGSSAPELFIALFAVFVPAESGEIGGHGEIGVGTILGSALFNLLVISGAVAVVRTAVINWKPVVRDLGFYLLSVLLLVFTFLDGAILWWEAILLLVLYAMYVWVVMKWKHWVQYKPEPEPVEADEPAVKKPGIINFVFKLMFPFRHYIGQFLASIVWIAFFSWVLVESAIEVAHFFDIPEAIIALTVLAAGTSIPDLISSVLVSKRGKGDMGISNAIGSNVFDVLVGLGLPWIVFLTLYNKPIHVGNETLFTSALILLGSIVLMLLIFIANRWRLGKKAGWTLIVIYVMYIAWELFSYYSTKG; encoded by the coding sequence ATGATAGTTATTCATATACTCATATTACTTGCCTCTTTTTACGCATTGGGTGTAATTTGTGATCGGTATTTTATTCCGGCGCTAGATGAAATTGGTACAAAACTTAAAATGCCTTCAGACGTGGCAGGTGCCACACTTATGGCTGTTGGCTCCTCGGCTCCGGAGCTGTTTATAGCTCTGTTTGCGGTTTTTGTTCCTGCCGAATCCGGGGAAATAGGCGGACATGGAGAAATTGGCGTAGGAACAATCCTAGGTTCAGCCCTTTTCAATTTGCTTGTGATCAGTGGTGCAGTTGCAGTTGTACGCACGGCAGTAATTAATTGGAAACCCGTGGTGCGCGATCTTGGGTTTTATTTGTTAAGTGTGTTACTGCTTGTTTTTACATTTCTTGATGGGGCAATTCTTTGGTGGGAAGCCATTTTACTGCTGGTCTTGTATGCAATGTACGTTTGGGTAGTAATGAAATGGAAGCATTGGGTGCAGTATAAACCTGAACCGGAGCCTGTCGAAGCTGATGAGCCTGCCGTTAAGAAACCGGGCATAATTAATTTTGTTTTTAAGTTAATGTTCCCCTTTAGGCACTATATCGGACAGTTTCTTGCAAGTATAGTATGGATCGCATTTTTTAGTTGGGTGCTGGTGGAAAGCGCCATTGAGGTAGCCCACTTTTTTGATATCCCTGAAGCAATTATTGCATTAACCGTACTGGCTGCCGGTACTTCCATCCCGGACCTGATTTCTTCTGTGCTGGTCTCTAAAAGAGGTAAGGGCGATATGGGTATAAGCAATGCCATTGGTTCCAATGTGTTTGATGTATTGGTGGGTTTAGGTTTGCCCTGGATTGTTTTTCTCACACTTTACAATAAACCAATTCATGTAGGTAATGAAACCCTTTTTACATCGGCATTAATTTTACTTGGTAGTATTGTGCTGATGTTGCTGATATTTATTGCCAACCGTTGGCGGCTTGGAAAAAAAGCCGGATGGACACTTATTGTGATTTATGTAATGTACATTGCCTGGGAATTGTTTAGCTATTATTCAACAAAAGGATAA
- a CDS encoding PfkB family carbohydrate kinase — MIYTLGEAVYDILFKNNQPAASVHGGSMYNVAISIGRAGKDVAFAGFYADDFLGNQSRLFLQKNGVGTDCYRPVAKAKSNLALAFLNAQMVPNYNFYRDERLNGHPFEIDFSNAEFLVTGSFYAIDDHNFGNVLDVIEKSRKNNVNVVYDPNIRSKHLDEHPERYERIARMIELADLVKVSAEDLFHITGSKSHDDWKKYLNKHSAQKYILTQGAGPVEAVFNDEHFIFQVPEIDVVSSVGAGDGFTAGFVSYGIEAIKNRTHFELAIERGISFAGAVCRSNENYIAAENGN; from the coding sequence ATGATTTACACACTCGGAGAGGCTGTATACGATATACTTTTTAAAAATAATCAGCCCGCAGCATCGGTTCATGGCGGAAGTATGTATAATGTTGCCATATCAATTGGTCGCGCAGGAAAGGATGTTGCTTTTGCGGGTTTTTATGCCGATGATTTCTTAGGAAATCAATCAAGGTTGTTTTTACAAAAAAATGGGGTTGGCACCGATTGCTATAGACCCGTAGCAAAGGCGAAAAGTAACCTTGCACTTGCTTTTTTAAATGCACAAATGGTGCCGAATTACAATTTCTACAGGGATGAACGCTTAAATGGGCACCCTTTTGAAATAGACTTCTCTAATGCAGAGTTTCTCGTAACGGGATCTTTTTATGCCATAGATGACCACAATTTCGGCAATGTGCTGGATGTCATTGAAAAGTCGCGGAAAAATAATGTTAATGTGGTTTACGATCCAAATATCAGAAGCAAACACCTTGATGAGCATCCTGAAAGATATGAAAGAATTGCGCGTATGATTGAGCTGGCAGATTTGGTTAAGGTTTCTGCAGAAGATCTTTTTCATATTACCGGCAGCAAAAGTCATGATGACTGGAAAAAATACCTGAATAAGCATAGTGCTCAAAAATATATCTTAACCCAGGGCGCTGGTCCGGTAGAAGCAGTGTTTAATGATGAACATTTCATATTCCAGGTGCCTGAAATAGATGTTGTAAGTTCTGTAGGCGCTGGCGATGGATTTACTGCAGGCTTTGTTTCATATGGTATAGAGGCTATTAAAAACAGAACACATTTTGAACTGGCTATAGAGCGTGGAATCAGTTTTGCCGGAGCGGTATGCAGAAGTAATGAAAACTATATTGCTGCGGAAAACGGTAATTGA
- a CDS encoding DUF1987 domain-containing protein — MDPIKIEGTPKTPTVNFNAEKGNIEIKGRSIPENSIEFYKPLVDWLEEYMNNPKELTEVDIQLEYFNTSSSKCILDVFKKLEAIYKGGNEVVINWHYEEDDEDMLEAGEDYQSIIKIPFKMMEIEE; from the coding sequence ATGGATCCAATAAAAATTGAAGGTACTCCAAAAACGCCAACGGTCAATTTTAACGCTGAAAAAGGGAACATCGAAATTAAAGGCCGTTCAATACCTGAGAACTCTATTGAGTTTTACAAACCATTGGTAGACTGGTTAGAGGAATACATGAACAACCCCAAAGAATTAACAGAGGTGGATATTCAATTGGAGTATTTCAATACCAGTTCTTCAAAATGCATTCTCGATGTTTTCAAAAAGCTTGAAGCCATTTACAAAGGTGGTAATGAAGTAGTTATTAACTGGCACTACGAAGAAGATGATGAAGATATGCTTGAAGCTGGTGAAGATTACCAATCTATTATAAAAATTCCATTTAAAATGATGGAAATCGAAGAGTAG